In Antechinus flavipes isolate AdamAnt ecotype Samford, QLD, Australia chromosome 6, AdamAnt_v2, whole genome shotgun sequence, the sequence GCCCGGGCCCTCGCGTGCTCCACCCGCCGAGCCCCGCCGAGcccgccccgcccctcccccgtCCGCGCGCCCCGCCGCGGGTCACCTCGATGGCGTCCACGCCCGCCTGGAGCCCCGAGGCCCGCTCGAAGTTCCCGGTGCGCTTCAAGTACTGGTACCTGGTGGGAGGTGGATTAAGGCTGGGGAGAGTGTTGGGGCGGGACTCCGGAGCCTCGGGGAGGGGCACGGGACAGGGCGGAGTCTGGGGGGCGGGGCACGGGCCCCAGCTGAGAGAGGACGCTACAAGGGGCCCCAGGTGTGCGTTACCTGGGCAGTCGCGCCGCCCGCAGCGCCCGCTCCACGTCCATGTCGTCGCTGTCGAAGTCCACCAGGACTACACTGAAGCGCGTGTCGCCCGTGAGCGCGTGCAGCGAAGCCATGTCCCAGAGGAAGCGGGTCACCCAGCGCGCCTGGTTCTTCACTGGGGACAGAGCGGGCGGCCCGGGCTCAGCTGGGCCCAGCCTTCCGCCCGCCACAGCCCTCCCGACCTCGGCCCCTGCTCTCCAGCGCCCCGTACCTGGCACCACGAAGTGAACCACGACGTCCTGGCGCCAGGCCAGGCGCACTGGCCGGCAGAGCAGGGGTTCGGGGGCACGACTCGGCGGCTCGGACGGGGTCCGGGCCGGGGCCGCCTCGGGGGCCGCCCCGTTGTCGCCGTCGCCCTCGCCGTCCACCTCGGTTTCGTCTTCCCCGTCGCCCCCGGTTCGCGTCCGCGGCAGCCGCAGGAAGACGTACTCGGACAGCCGCAGCCGGCCGTGCCCGCCGCGCTCTTGCAGCTCCAGCTCGAGCAGGTAGCGGCTGCCTCGGGCCGAGTCCCGGCGCTTTTCCACGTTTACGATGCGCAGCAGCGAGAAACGCCTGAAGGTGAAGGGGGCGCGGTCACGGGGACTCCGGGCTCCCGGTGCCCCTCTTTCGCCCTGGCTAGCGGCTCCGGCCCCCTCTTGGGTCGCCTGTGGGCAATTCCCCGCGCCGGAGCCCCGGGCCCCTCTCGCGCCGGAGTCCCGCCCCCTCTCGCGCCGGAACCCCGGGTCTCTCTCGCGCCGGAGACCCGGTTCTCTTTCTGCCTGCCTCGAAATGGGAGACACACATGCAAAGCGCTCCTTCGAACCAAATTCGGCGGCCGCAGGGAAAGTACTTAGCAGAGGGAAAACTGGCAGGAGGGGGGCGGCAAGAGCCTCCTCTGTGTAGAAGGGTAGGTTTCAGTTGGGACTCAGAGGAAGCCAGGAGAGGGGACAGTGGGGGGCATCCAGAGAAAATGCTGGGGCCGAGAGCAGTAAAAGGGGGAGCAGGGACAGTGGAGGCGAGGGGTGCTCTCACTGTGACCCAGGATTTTCTATTGGATTCATCGAGGAGAACCACAGCAACTTAGTAATGGGGTGCGTGCGTGCCACGGGAGGGAGACCACGTGGCCAGCTTCGTGGAAGGGGCAGCGAGTGGAGGGGAGGGACGAGCAGAACCCGATCTTGGCAGCTACAGCAATAATAGTGGCCTGCGCCGGCCTGGGGGCGCAGCTGCAGGAAAGGAGACCTGCGTGAGAGCCACGAGGGCCCCAAGGTGAAATCCGGAGGCCTTGACAGATGGGGTCccagaggggagagagggaggggtggAGGCTGAGACCCGGGGTGGAGCTTGAGTCTGGAAGAAGGGAAGGGTccggggtggggggaaggatgaGCTCAGGCGGGGATGTGGTGACCTGAGGGGCGTGGGGCAGCCGGAGATGAAAGAGGTTAGGGCTGGAAAAGGAAGCCTGGGAATGCTCAGCAGAAAAATGGGAACCAAGACCACAGGACCCGAAAAGGGCACCAAGGGGGTggtagagagggaaggaggagaaagccTCGGGGCCACCCACGGTTATTGGGCGCCGCCTGGAGGTAGATCCGGCAAAGGAGGCCCCGGGTAGGAGGACCAAGGGAGAGTCCCAGAAAGTGAGAGGAGAGGGGCAAGAGAGACATGCAAGAGGGACGTGCTAAAGTGCCCTCGGGTGTTTCATTAGTTCCTCTCAACCAGCCTGCGgggcagatgctattatttccattttgcagtcaaagaaactgaggctaaaagagtTGCCTGGAGGGTTggaggctaggtttgaactccTGGGCTCCAGGCCCAGGGCTGCAGGAGGGATGGCATCCCTGTGGAGGGCCAAGAAAGCCCAGGGATGGAAAAGGGGCCTTGGGAGTGGGCAGCAGGGATTTCAGTGGGTCTGATGAGGTCAGAGGCcgagagaagaaaatggaggcagCTCTTGGAGGGATGCTGAACAACAAGTGGGGACtgagggatgggggggggggaacccgGATGAGCAAGGCCGTGAGCCAGCCTCtcgggagagaaaggaggagctGGATCCAGAGCGGTCCTGGGGGTGCCCCCCTCCCACTATGGCGGCCCTAGGGGTGTCCCCCGACTACGGCTTTGACAAACCCCCTCCTTAACTTCATCTGAGGATCTCTTACTTGGAGCTCCCCCTTCTCAAAGCCCCCCTTGTCCAGGAACCTAAAGGAGTGGGAGCAGTTCCATTTGCAGAGGTGAGTGGGGGGCCAGCCGCCGGGAAGGGGCCTCCTGGGAGAGACCGGCTGCCTCCTCCTGGCCCTGGAAGCTCACCTTCCCTGCTTCTGGGCCTCTCCCCCTGCCACCACCGGGCCAGGTCGTGCCTGCCAATTACGGGTGGCCCACAGGGCCCTGGCTCGAGCTCCCCCCCAGTGCCATCCACTCCGGCAAGTCAGACaccctctccccatctcctttccttccctccctaccccCCTGCCATGACCAGTGCTACCCATCAGCTCCCCTCAAAGGCTGCTTCCTCTGTCCCTGTTCCTTCTCCCAGCTCTGCCCGGAGCTCACCCACCGTGTCCCCAACCGCTCCTGGAGGGGGCTCTGACTGGCCCCCCTGCTTCTGGCCCCACGCCCAGCCTCACTCTGAGCCAGCCCTCTCCGCTGTGAACattctgcctcccttcctccccgGACCCTAGTGCCTTCCCCTTGCCTCCCAACAAAGCTCGGTTTCCAGTCCTTTACTGCTCCTTCCTTCAGCCTTCTTGTACTCGatcctcctccccgcccccaacTCTGCCATCCAGGTGCCCTGGCTTTCCACTCTAGCTGAAagctggcatacagtaggtgctcaatCAATGCTGATGGACTGGTCTTGAAGAGAATGCTCCATCTTTATCTCTGATCATCCCTCATTCCTGGACCGCCCTCGCTCCTCCCACCTGCTTCCTAGTTCCCTGTTACCTCTCCTGGGCCCCCTCCCAAACCCCCACCCATgacctttccccttctcttcccttcctctgtcccAGTGAACTATGGCCCCAGGGGCTCCTGGTGAGCCTGACCCGGGAGGGGCTTGCTCGGTGTTGCCAACGGCCTGCCTGCAGCAGTGCTCCCCCTGCTCCTTTGGCCCTGCTATGAGGACTTGCGGAGGTGGGGGGTGGCCGGGGGGCTCCGGcccacttcccctccccctcctgttGCATGCAGCCTCAGTCTCCCTTTGAAGTCCCTGCCCCAGgcagccctccccccccccccgcctccccAGGCAGGACCCCCAGAGCCAGGAATGGGCTGCCAGGACTGCAGGGGCGGGTGGGGGGGCTCCAGCTGGGCCAGTCCATGCTCTCCCCCGCCGCTAGTTAGTGACTCCCCCCGCCCCAGGCAGCCCCGGGTACCCCTCGTGCAGCGTGTTCAGCCGCTCCATGTACTGGGCCACAATGTCCACAGCCTCAGCCTCGGCCAGCTGCAGGTTCCCAGACACGTTGCACCGAAGGTCGTTCCAGTCCGAGCGCAGCAGCTCGAAGTCCATGGCCCCCACGCTGAACGTGCGCTGCCAGTTGATGGCCTCCTCAGGCCAGGAGCCCCGGGGCGgggccgcctcctcctcctcgctGTCCTGGGACGTGGCCGTCTCCTCGGGACCGGCCTCTGCTCCCTCCGCCCCAAGCTTCCCCCCCGCAGGCCCGGCCTGCGCCACCTCGGACACGTGAAGGAAGGAGGTGACGGGCTCGCCCCGCTCTGAGGAGGCGTTGGAGGCCGGGCCGGGGAGCCCGGTGGTCGGGTCCAGGGCCCCCTGAGTGAGGCTGCCTCTGGAGGTCCTCCTGAGGGAATTCCCAGGCCCCGGGGGCCGGGCCGGGGAGGCGCCGACCGTGGGAACTCGATGCCCCGGAGGCCGGCGAGGAGCCCGCAGATGCACCCTCTGAAGGGGCCGGGGGTAGAGGAAAATGCCAGGCAGTGGGGGCTGCCAGGGGCCGCGGGCGAGCCAGGGCCGGGGCCGTGGGGGCCGCGTCCGGGAGGGCCGGTGCTGCCCGCGGTGCACCCTCGTCACGTACACTTTCTCTGGCTTCTTTGGGGACCGTGGGGCAGGAGGCCTGGGGGGCGGCGCCCGTCCCAGGAAGAGGGAGGTCGCCAAGGCTCCCTCGGGACCTTGGGGGGTGACTGAAGCCGGCTGGGCCCAGCTGAGGGCGCGGGTGAGCCGGGGCTCCCGCCTTGGGCGGGGGTCGGGGCTGCTGTCCTTGGTCCCTTGGGGGTCCCGAGTGCCCCAGGGGGGAGAGGTGGTCCTGCTGGGGGAGGGCTGGGCTCCTGTGGGCTCTGGGCTGTCcgcttcctcttcttcctcttcctcctccaagaAACCTGGGGAGAAGGGACAGCTGCTCAAGGAACTGCCTGCGGGCAGGGGGAATTAGGAGGCTCTGGCCGGGGGCACTCACTGTCTGGGTCGAGGAACAGGAAAGCTCCACGCCCAACCCCCTCCTCATCCCCGTCGTCTTCGTCGTCCATCTTCATGTATTTGTAAAACCCAAACCTGGGGAGGCAGGGAGGCTGGACTAAGAAAcgcctcccctcctcccctggcCGCCTGAGGTAAGCAATTCTGGCAGGACCTGGGCACTGCCCCCTCTGCCCCCCCAGCCCTGCTCGGGCCCCATGGGCACTGCCCCCTCTGCCCCCCCAGCCCTGCTTGGGCCCCATGGGCACTGCCCCCTCTGCCCCCCCAGCCCTGCTCGGGCCCCATGGGCACTGCCCCCTCTGCCCCCCCAGCCCTGCTTGGGCCCCATGGGCACTGCCCCCTTTGCCTCCCAGCCCTGCTTGGGCCCCTTGGGCACCACCTTTCCAGGTACAGTGGAGACTCCCGGTAGAAGCACTTGTTACTAGTTTCCATATGTGTGAGTCGGGTGAAGTCATTGGGGTACACAAAGGAGAGATAGACCTGGAGGCGAGGGTCCCAAAGGTTAGAGGTCACAGGTTAGAGGCAGGACCTCCTTTAGGAATCTGGGGGCAAGGTAGAGGTCACTTACGAACTGCAGGCCCTGGTAGCGGGCGATGGGGAAGTCCTTGACCACGTAGGTGGGGGCGTAAGCACAGGGCACCAGCACGTTCTCCAGACGGGATGGCTCCAGCCTGGGCGCTGGgggcgggagggagggggaagggtcaGCGACCTGCCCCAGCCACTGTCCTCCGGCCCCTCCGGCCCGTCTCCCCCCCCCTCACTGAGGAAAAAGGTGTCCCGGGCATCCGGCCTCAGCATGTCTGCCCCGAGCTCCTTGGGCTGTGGCCCCAGCTTGGCCACGTGGCTGGCCAGGGACTGGGGGATGTGGGTCACGTGATCCATCTTCAGGGATGACTCATCTGGGGGGAGAGAGGACCCCTGAAGTCACCTCCTCCCAGGGGCCGCCCTCTGCCCTCTGCCCTCGGATGGGCCCGCTGCCCCCGACTTCTCACACCTGTGTAGAGGGAGATGTGGGAGGAGCCGATGACCTCGAACTTCAGGCCGGGCAGGAACACTCGCcactggggagggagggaggacatgTTAGAGGCCAGGGCGGAGCTTCAGGGGGGCCGGGGGCTGCCCCGCTCCGGCCCCAACCGGGGGGCTCAGGACTCACCCCCACTTCCACGTGGTCAGATCCCCGGTCATCCTGCTTGTGCAGCAGCTCAAAGTAATAGCGTCGGGAAGAGGAGAGCCTGGGAGGGAGAACCAGAGGGGCGCTGGGTGGGGAGACTGGGGAAGGGGGGGCCTGCTTCCCAATGgggggagatggggaaggagacACTGGGGGGCCTGCCCCCAAGGGGGAGAGGGGGACACTGAGGATCCTGCTTCCCAAAGGGGTGGCAGACGGGGGAGAGAGAGACTTGGGGTCCTGCCTCccaagggggaggggggagaatgaGGGTCCCGCCTCCCCAAAGGGGGTCTGGGATATATTCATTTAGGAAGAATCCCTGGGGCTTGAACCCTCAGATACAAGGGCCAGGGCTCCCCCACTGTGTCTGGGCCCAGGGGGTTTTGGCTGGGATCCCCGGGGAGCCCACCGAGCTCTCACCGCTTGGGCTTGGACACCTGGGAGCTGAACTTGGTGAATTCCCCGGGTGCTGTCCACTCGGAGCCGGTCTAGAGTGAGGAATATGAGGGGAGCGCGTGACGTGGGCCCCTTGTCACCCCATAAGTAGCCTGGAGGTGGAGGGAGACCCTGAGACAGCTCCGGGAGGGCCCCTCCCCACCAGCTCGTGGCTTGCCGTGGCCTTGACAGGAAGTCACTGGCCACTGTTTGGGACCCTCTGGCTGCAGGAGCTCCCTCCTCCCTCATAACAGGAGCCAGTGGGGGCCTGCTGGGCCCTCTTGCCCTCCCTGGCCTGGCTCCTGAGTCTGCCCTCTCCCCTGCGGGCACAAACCTCCCTCTCTGAGGGTCCTCCCTGCAGCCCCTAGCCATTAGTTCTCTGGGCTGAAGGAGCCCTTTCCTTCATGGGAGGCCTGGGGAGCCTCATTTCAGAGGGAAGACCCTGCGACTTCCCCCACGTGCTTAGCCCGCTTCTCAGCTTTTCTCCATCTGCATGGACAGCACGTGGGGGAAGTCGCAGGGTCTTCCCTCTGAAATGAGGCTCCTGCTTCCCAAAGGGGTGGCAGACGGGGGAGAGAGAGACTTGGGATCCTGCCTCccaagggggaggggggagaatgaGGGTCCCGCCTCCCCAAAGAGGGTCTGGGGTATATTCATTTAGGAAGAATCCTTGGGGCTTAGCCCTAGAATCCAGCTCTTGGGCCTTGGACCTTCCCATCCTGGCCTGGAGAAACTGGTTGTTCCCTCTCTTCCAATGCCTGGGGCTCTCCTGGGAGGGTCTCTAAGGCCCCTTGGATCCAGGTGTTGGCTGAGCACGGGGCCTGCGGGCACAGGGCCGGCCTGGGCCTCCTGGGCCCTATCTTCCTCACCCCAGCCCCCTTACTGCCCCAGGCCCAACTTCTCAGGGGTGGTCTCTGCCTTGGGGTCGGCCCCGCCCCAGCTGTCTCTGCTTCTGGCTGAGAAGCAGGCTAAGCAGAGAGCCCTGGGCCCATCGCTGGAGACCCCCAGCCCCGGCGGGGGGTCCTGGGCATACCTTGCCTACGTAGGCCACCAGCTGGGCACCTGCTGGGCTCTCATCGGGGCTCAGCCAGAACTCTGAGTTATCATCGGAGGCCACAGAGAACTGGACGTCACCTGAGGACCAGGCAGGGGCCACGCTCTAGCACCATGGCGGAGCCCCCCACGGGTGATCCCGTGGCCTCCTCCCTGCGCCCCCTCCCTGGACCTCGCCCCCATACCGTCTCTGCTGGGGTGGATGTAGCCGAAGATGCGCAGACCGTAATTCTTCCACTTAGGCGACACGGCCAGTTTCTTCACTGTCGTGCGGCTCTGGGCAGGGACGATGGGGCAGCCCATGACCTCCTGACCCCAGGACCCTCTCTGGGCATGCGGCCCTTCTGATGTCTGGGAGCCCTGACCCtcctttcccttcaccccctGCCTAATGTCCCCTGGGCCTCCCAGCGTCCCCTGATCCCTCCAAGCTCCATCCACAGCCTCCCCTGATATCTCCTTGGCTCCTGGTCTCCCCCTCcaattctctcttccccttcgACCGTGGCCCTCGGGCTCCCCCAGGTCCCCAGGCTCCCCCGTCCGCTGCCCCTCCTCTGCCCCGCCAGGGGCACACTCACATGGGGAAACAGTGGGAAATGAAGGTTCCTCCTCAGGCTCCCCACAGTGCCTCCACACCAGTCCTCAAACACGTGCAGGTTGACCTTCCCCCTGTACTGTGTGTGCAAGAGGCCCATTGCCCTGTGACCCTGCGGTGGGAGCCTGGCTGTCACCGGCCCCCGCGAGCCCTCACTGCCCTCGGGCACTCACCTCCTCCTGCCATGGGGGGACCTGGCGGGTGAGGTTCGGAGGGGATGGCCGTCCGCCCTGTCCAGGGAAGGTGCTCAGCTCCCGCCCGTCGGCCTGCAGGAGAGAGTGTGACTCAGGTGTGGAGAGCACAGGGGTGGGGGGGCGCGGGGTGCCCACATCGTGGGGGCCCTTACCAGCTGCTCCTCCTCACGGCTCTCGCTGGAGTCTTCCACCCTCTTGGGGGGAGACACGACCTGGGATCCTCCCGCCCCCTTCCCGGCGTCCGTGACCTCACTCAGCTTTTCTCCATCTGCATGGGCAGCACGTGGGGGAAGTTGCAGGGTCTTCCCTCTGAAATGAGGCTCCCCAGGCCTCCCATGGCCCAGCGGCCTCCCCTGGCCCAGAGGCCTCCCCTGGCCCAGAGGCCTCCCCTGGCCCAGAAGCCTCCCCTGGCCCAGAGGCCTCCCCTGGCCCAGAAGCCTCCCCTGGCCCAGAAGCCTCCCCTGGCCCAGAGGCCTCCCCTGGCCCAGAAGCCTCCCCTGGCCCAGAAGCCTCCCCTGGCCCAGAGGCCTCCCCTGGCCCAGTGGCCTCCCCTGGCCCAGTGGCCTCCCCTGGCCCAGAGGCCTCCCCTGGCCCAGAAGCCTCCCCTGGCCCAGTGGCCTCCCCTGGCCCAGTGGCCTCCCACCTAGGCCAGGGCCCACTGCCCCCAGCATGGAGCTGCCCTGTCAGGGAACAAGttggtggggaaggaggggagaggtgCCCGCGCTATCCTGGGGGGCCTGCAAGGCATGGGCCTAGGGCTCATAGCCCAAGAAGGAAGGTTCTTGTGTCCCAGGGTTAGCTCATGTGGATGGCTAGCTAGTGTGGACGGGCCAGCAGGAGGGCCCATCTGAAAGCCGGGATGGGCTGCCGGGCCCCATTGGGCTAACTGCTCCTGGTGCCCCCCAGTGCCAAACCTGGAACCTCCAACTGGGCGCCCCCCCCACCTGCCATGAGCTGGCCGGGCTGGCCAAAGGAGCAACCTCTCAGCAAGTGAGGCTGTAGGCTGGACCCCTCTGCAGACCAGGGAAGCTGCCTCCAAGCTCCCCCAACGGGCAGCTCCAGCCTCCTCCCTGTTCTGGGCCCGCAGGACCCCACCTCTCTCCTGCAGTGAGCTCGGAACTGAGCTTCCAGACTCCCCTCCATCTCGCACAGCGCACTGGTGCCCTCCCTGGGTCCCGCAGGCCAAAACGCACACTCCTAatcctggcattcaaagcccccGCCAgttgcctctccttcctccacGTGCCCCAACCCCTCTCCAGGGCCAGCGGCCAGTGCGTCCCTTCCCGGCCCGATGGGAGGGGAGGTCCACGGGGGATGGAAGGAGCTGCCCGGCTCTGGCGCTCCCACTCCGCACACCCGGGCTTGGTTTCCGGAGTCCGGAGCGGATGCTGAGGTTTCCACTTCCCCATACGGGGAGAACTCTTGCTCTAATACACCTCCTCCCTTTACCCCGGGGCTGCGACCTCCCAAGGAGCCAGGTTCCCTGCTAGAGGAAGGGGGGGTGGCTTTCcctttggggaaggggaaaaaccCTTAGGGGCCCCCTTGTCAGAGGCTGTCCCCTGCTTGCTGCCCCCTACTCTGGTCACTTTCTCACCCTCTTCAGTCCATCAGCCACCAAAATTCTCTTCCTAAAGCAGAATGCTCTCCTCCAACCTTCCGTGGCTCCCTATGGCCACTGGCCCGAGGCAGCTTCACACTCCTGCACCTTAATCCTCCCCGCAGGTCTCAACTACTCACTTTCCCCAAGCCTGCCTCACAGCATGCTCCCCCGCCCCTGCCCGGGGCCTAGTGCTAACCCTAATCCTAACGGTGCAGCTCCTGTTCCAGCTTGGCTGGACTCCCTCTCCGTGTTTGATCGCATTTGCTTCCCCTGTGACATTCTGTGGGAACAGTCCTAGCCTGGAAGACCTTGGGCAGGGATCGGTACTAGTAGGGAAGTCCTGGGGGGAGATGGGAGGTGGTGGAAGGGGGGCGGGGGGAACGGGGCACGTACAGCCCCAGCCTCTGGCAGGAAATCTGAGCAGGGGGCGGTGGAGGAGGAACAGCCCTGGAATCTGAGTGGACAGGGTCTAGATCCTTCTGCGGAATCCCTTCCCGTTCTGGGAGTCCCCCCGCCCCCGGCCCTGCCCTCACGGGACacggagcctcagtttccaataCACAGTCCCGAGGAGACAAGATGCCGCGG encodes:
- the B4GALNT4 gene encoding N-acetyl-beta-glucosaminyl-glycoprotein 4-beta-N-acetylgalactosaminyltransferase 1; amino-acid sequence: MLRFPVKKLRKQFRLLLLLVLLTCAAWLTYLHLSLVRQGRALRLRLSGGSGPDGEKLSEVTDAGKGAGGSQVVSPPKRVEDSSESREEEQLADGRELSTFPGQGGRPSPPNLTRQVPPWQEEYRGKVNLHVFEDWCGGTVGSLRRNLHFPLFPHSRTTVKKLAVSPKWKNYGLRIFGYIHPSRDGDVQFSVASDDNSEFWLSPDESPAGAQLVAYVGKTGSEWTAPGEFTKFSSQVSKPKRLSSSRRYYFELLHKQDDRGSDHVEVGWRVFLPGLKFEVIGSSHISLYTDESSLKMDHVTHIPQSLASHVAKLGPQPKELGADMLRPDARDTFFLTPRLEPSRLENVLVPCAYAPTYVVKDFPIARYQGLQFVYLSFVYPNDFTRLTHMETSNKCFYRESPLYLERFGFYKYMKMDDEDDGDEEGVGRGAFLFLDPDSFLEEEEEEEEADSPEPTGAQPSPSRTTSPPWGTRDPQGTKDSSPDPRPRREPRLTRALSWAQPASVTPQGPEGALATSLFLGRAPPPRPPAPRSPKKPEKVYVTRVHRGQHRPSRTRPPRPRPWLARGPWQPPLPGIFLYPRPLQRVHLRAPRRPPGHRVPTVGASPARPPGPGNSLRRTSRGSLTQGALDPTTGLPGPASNASSERGEPVTSFLHVSEVAQAGPAGGKLGAEGAEAGPEETATSQDSEEEEAAPPRGSWPEEAINWQRTFSVGAMDFELLRSDWNDLRCNVSGNLQLAEAEAVDIVAQYMERLNTLHEGRFSLLRIVNVEKRRDSARGSRYLLELELQERGGHGRLRLSEYVFLRLPRTRTGGDGEDETEVDGEGDGDNGAAPEAAPARTPSEPPSRAPEPLLCRPVRLAWRQDVVVHFVVPVKNQARWVTRFLWDMASLHALTGDTRFSVVLVDFDSDDMDVERALRAARLPRYQYLKRTGNFERASGLQAGVDAIEDGSSIVFLCDLHIHFPLNILDGIRKHCVEGKLAFAPVVMRLGCGSSPVDPHGYWEVNGFGLFGIYKSDFDRVGGMNTEEFRDRWGGEDWELLDRVLQAGLEVERLRLRNFYHHYHSKRGMWDARSKRGPRD